The proteins below come from a single Paraburkholderia flagellata genomic window:
- a CDS encoding porin, protein MKKISIAVAVCAASAASAANAQSSVTLYGLIDAGIAYTNNVQNGAPGHGSARVALASGNISGSRFGLRGSEDLGGGLHAIFVLENGFNVNNGTLGQGGRMFGRQAYVGVSGDQYGTLTMGRQYDSLVDFVSPLSGTAGTFGDSGFAHVYDNDNLQHTVRFSNSVKFASIDYAGFKFGGMYAFSNSTSFAVDRAYSAGASYNNGPLRFAAAYLQINGSAAASTPAGTANQNVAADPSEFKSTAGGGNLTADVQRTVGAGVGYTFGPAAVNFVYTHSQYQNTSAFGLNPVSGSTHFDNYELNVKYTLTPALSLGLMDTFTDGHLNGVSKSNVSSDPKWNQVNAIARYSLSKRTEVYGEAMYQRAIGHNNVATMYNAGGFSATSNQVMGAIGMLTRF, encoded by the coding sequence ATGAAGAAGATCTCCATTGCCGTTGCCGTTTGCGCAGCGTCTGCTGCGTCCGCAGCAAACGCACAGAGCTCGGTTACTCTCTACGGTCTGATCGACGCCGGCATCGCCTATACGAACAACGTTCAAAATGGCGCCCCCGGCCACGGTAGCGCGCGCGTCGCACTCGCAAGCGGCAATATCAGCGGCAGCCGCTTCGGCCTGCGCGGCAGCGAGGACCTCGGCGGTGGTCTGCATGCTATCTTCGTGCTTGAAAACGGTTTCAACGTCAACAATGGCACGCTTGGTCAGGGTGGCCGTATGTTCGGCCGTCAAGCGTATGTCGGCGTGAGCGGCGACCAATACGGCACCTTGACGATGGGCCGCCAGTATGACTCGTTGGTCGACTTCGTCTCGCCGCTGTCGGGCACGGCGGGCACGTTCGGCGACTCGGGGTTCGCGCACGTGTACGACAACGACAACCTGCAACATACCGTGCGCTTCAGCAACTCGGTGAAGTTCGCGAGCATCGACTACGCCGGCTTCAAGTTCGGCGGCATGTACGCGTTCAGCAACAGCACCAGTTTCGCCGTCGACCGTGCGTACAGCGCCGGTGCGAGCTACAACAACGGCCCGCTGCGATTCGCAGCGGCCTACCTCCAGATCAACGGCTCGGCGGCGGCGAGTACCCCGGCAGGAACGGCAAATCAGAATGTTGCCGCCGACCCGAGCGAGTTCAAGTCGACCGCAGGCGGCGGCAACCTGACGGCGGATGTGCAGCGCACAGTCGGTGCAGGCGTCGGCTATACGTTCGGCCCGGCGGCGGTCAACTTCGTCTATACGCACAGCCAGTACCAGAACACGTCCGCGTTCGGTCTGAACCCGGTGAGTGGCTCAACTCACTTCGACAACTATGAACTGAACGTTAAGTACACCCTCACGCCGGCGCTGTCCCTCGGCCTCATGGATACTTTCACGGACGGTCATCTGAACGGTGTGAGCAAGTCGAACGTCAGCTCCGATCCGAAATGGAACCAGGTCAACGCGATCGCGCGCTACTCGCTGTCGAAGCGCACGGAAGTGTACGGTGAAGCGATGTACCAGCGCGCGATCGGCCACAACAATGTCGCAACGATGTACAACGCCGGCGGTTTCTCGGCGACGAGCAATCAGGTGATGGGCGCCATCGGCATGCTGACCCGCTTCTAA
- a CDS encoding CHAD domain-containing protein, producing MSNGDMDQGKQREPCAETAFSDIASPIVDKAIEQANGVASDPSAEGLHQLRITMRRLRSLWWSYRPLLDAGDNTRQRDLFRSLADSAGKARDYDILIELLKLQHKKGKVLPPEFSGARQEALDVGREVLSNPELKTLLLDALSQTSGSLVARQDRQPLQTFSDSRVAASEKQLRKRVRHAAKAKRSDVAAFHDVRKAGKKARYLLELFGPVLSRPHRKTLIRLKKIQKRFGALNDVVASEKLLRDNASLLAAISEPERTLKWFRKERDRRLRAAAALLRK from the coding sequence ATGAGCAACGGGGACATGGACCAAGGCAAACAGCGCGAACCATGCGCCGAGACAGCATTTTCGGACATTGCATCGCCAATTGTCGACAAAGCAATTGAACAGGCGAACGGCGTCGCAAGTGACCCTTCCGCCGAAGGGCTTCATCAGCTACGCATTACCATGCGCCGTCTGCGATCTTTGTGGTGGTCCTACCGACCCTTGCTTGATGCCGGGGATAATACACGGCAGCGCGACCTCTTCAGGTCACTCGCCGACTCGGCTGGCAAGGCGCGCGACTATGACATCCTGATTGAGCTGCTCAAGCTTCAACATAAAAAAGGAAAGGTGCTTCCTCCCGAATTCTCCGGCGCTCGACAGGAGGCGCTCGATGTCGGCAGAGAGGTACTGTCGAATCCTGAATTGAAGACGCTGCTGCTTGACGCACTCTCACAAACCTCGGGATCGCTGGTCGCGAGACAGGACCGGCAACCACTTCAGACTTTCTCGGACAGCCGCGTCGCAGCATCCGAAAAGCAGTTGCGCAAACGCGTGCGGCATGCGGCGAAGGCCAAAAGGTCAGACGTCGCAGCTTTTCACGACGTCAGAAAGGCCGGAAAGAAGGCCCGGTATCTTCTGGAATTGTTCGGCCCGGTTCTGTCGAGACCACATCGGAAAACGTTGATTCGCCTGAAGAAAATCCAGAAGCGATTCGGTGCCTTGAATGACGTCGTTGCGAGCGAGAAACTTTTGCGCGACAACGCCTCGCTGCTTGCTGCCATCTCCGAACCTGAACGAACCCTGAAATGGTTCAGGAAGGAGCGTGACCGTCGCCTGCGCGCGGCGGCTGCCTTGCTGCGCAAGTAA
- a CDS encoding lactate/malate family dehydrogenase, whose protein sequence is MRQPKIAIFGAGLVGGSAALFSAVTIPSAEVVIIDTARERAEGQVLDLAHAAAFWGHHRFFAGGCESARDADIIVITAGVGVKEGQTRLDIAKTNADIAAQIASRTKEIAPNAFYVIASNPCDVVAGVVHDIVGGPRERVISTGTSLDTARLRSLLSEELGVVASAVHAYVLGEHGESALIDWSGATVMGMSVDTFLARSGKELDHDAVLRSVHNAARNIKKGKPATHYGIASGIGRICQAIVHNTDLVLSVGIVHPDIEGVPDVCLSLPMVINGSGARLLAYPELVPAEREALRRSARIVKDATDSVLSHRQENRLAA, encoded by the coding sequence ATCCGGCAGCCCAAGATTGCCATTTTCGGCGCGGGACTTGTCGGCGGGTCGGCGGCCCTTTTTTCAGCGGTGACCATCCCGAGCGCGGAGGTTGTCATCATCGATACCGCGCGGGAGCGGGCCGAAGGGCAGGTACTCGATCTTGCCCACGCAGCGGCATTCTGGGGGCACCATCGCTTTTTTGCGGGTGGTTGCGAGAGCGCGCGCGACGCGGACATCATCGTGATCACCGCCGGCGTCGGCGTCAAGGAAGGCCAGACTCGCCTTGATATCGCCAAAACGAATGCGGACATCGCGGCCCAGATTGCCAGCCGCACGAAAGAGATCGCCCCCAATGCGTTCTACGTCATCGCATCGAATCCCTGCGATGTGGTGGCCGGTGTCGTCCATGACATCGTGGGCGGCCCCCGGGAGCGCGTCATCAGCACCGGCACCTCACTGGACACCGCGCGCCTGCGCTCGCTGCTCTCTGAAGAGCTGGGCGTCGTGGCGTCAGCGGTTCACGCGTACGTCCTGGGCGAGCATGGTGAATCTGCACTGATCGACTGGTCTGGCGCAACCGTGATGGGTATGTCGGTCGACACGTTCCTGGCCCGCAGCGGCAAGGAACTGGATCACGACGCCGTACTGCGCTCGGTGCACAACGCCGCCCGGAACATCAAGAAGGGCAAGCCCGCCACGCACTACGGGATCGCAAGCGGCATCGGTCGGATCTGCCAGGCCATCGTGCACAACACGGATCTCGTTCTCTCCGTGGGCATCGTGCATCCGGACATCGAGGGTGTGCCCGACGTCTGCCTGTCGCTGCCCATGGTGATAAACGGCAGCGGGGCACGGTTGCTGGCTTATCCGGAGCTTGTGCCCGCCGAGCGCGAGGCCCTGCGGCGTAGCGCGCGCATCGTCAAGGACGCGACCGACAGCGTGCTATCCCACCGCCAGGAAAATCGCCTGGCCGCCTGA
- a CDS encoding DASS family sodium-coupled anion symporter encodes MASNPPKVSSPLSSTTNPASLSVWLGKVWKFAVPVAIGLVLWFLPVPAGLDPKAWHMFAVFVATIAGIMTAPLPMSAIAIIGGSVGVLVGVISFDDVTKATGTNLVWLVMLAFFISRGVIKTGLGRRIALLFMRLMGKRTVGLGYGLVLTELIIAPAMPSITARAGGVLLPITKAIAEVLGSHPDTPESRGKVGSYLILCAFHANIITASMFITAMAGNPLAVKLAADQGAKISWLDWAIAASVPGLLCLAIIPIALLWIAKPQIRSTPDATALAQRELSAMGPISFKEIIMAVIFVGLLVLWIFGESLGVNATLAAALGVSLLLVTDVLTWQDALNEKSAWDTMIWIGLLIMLASKLNEYGMVSWFGHEFGPHLQGMPKLAVFVLVAAIYTYIHYFFASATAHVSALLPLCLALLVAAGIPPFVAAIALGSLSSVNGAMTQYGIGSAPVMYGSGYVSQGQWWKSGFLMSLIYMAIWLVVGPLWWKLLGYL; translated from the coding sequence ATGGCTTCAAATCCCCCTAAAGTGTCGTCGCCCCTGTCCAGCACGACGAACCCAGCGTCGCTTTCAGTCTGGCTGGGAAAAGTCTGGAAGTTCGCCGTGCCGGTGGCCATTGGTCTCGTTCTGTGGTTCCTCCCGGTTCCTGCAGGCCTGGACCCGAAGGCGTGGCACATGTTCGCCGTGTTCGTCGCCACCATCGCCGGCATCATGACGGCACCACTGCCCATGTCGGCGATCGCCATTATTGGCGGTAGCGTGGGCGTGCTCGTCGGCGTCATTTCGTTTGACGATGTGACCAAGGCCACCGGTACCAACCTCGTGTGGCTGGTGATGCTTGCCTTCTTCATCTCCCGTGGCGTGATCAAGACGGGCCTCGGACGTCGCATCGCACTCCTGTTCATGCGTTTGATGGGCAAGCGCACCGTGGGTCTGGGCTATGGCCTCGTGTTGACCGAGCTCATCATCGCGCCCGCCATGCCGAGCATCACGGCGCGCGCGGGTGGTGTCCTGCTGCCGATTACCAAGGCGATTGCGGAGGTTCTGGGCAGCCATCCCGATACCCCGGAGTCCCGCGGCAAGGTGGGCAGCTATCTGATTCTCTGCGCGTTCCACGCGAACATCATCACGGCAAGCATGTTCATCACGGCGATGGCGGGCAACCCGCTCGCGGTCAAGCTTGCGGCGGACCAGGGCGCCAAGATCAGCTGGCTCGACTGGGCGATCGCGGCATCCGTGCCGGGTTTGTTGTGTCTGGCCATCATCCCCATCGCGCTGCTCTGGATTGCCAAGCCGCAGATCCGCAGCACGCCGGATGCGACCGCGCTGGCGCAGAGGGAACTGTCCGCCATGGGCCCGATCTCCTTCAAGGAAATCATCATGGCGGTGATCTTTGTCGGCCTGCTGGTCCTGTGGATCTTCGGCGAGAGTCTGGGCGTCAACGCGACGCTGGCAGCCGCGCTTGGGGTGTCGTTGCTGCTGGTGACCGATGTGCTGACGTGGCAGGACGCGCTCAACGAGAAGTCGGCGTGGGACACCATGATCTGGATCGGTCTGCTGATCATGCTGGCGTCCAAGCTCAACGAATACGGCATGGTTTCCTGGTTTGGCCACGAGTTTGGGCCCCATCTGCAGGGGATGCCGAAACTCGCCGTCTTTGTGCTGGTGGCGGCCATATACACGTACATCCACTACTTCTTCGCCAGCGCCACGGCGCACGTCAGCGCACTGTTACCACTTTGCCTGGCACTGCTGGTCGCCGCCGGCATTCCCCCGTTCGTCGCGGCGATCGCCCTTGGCAGTCTGAGCAGCGTCAACGGTGCGATGACCCAGTACGGCATTGGTTCCGCTCCGGTCATGTACGGTTCGGGCTACGTCTCACAGGGGCAATGGTGGAAGTCCGGCTTCCTGATGAGCCTGATCTACATGGCGATCTGGCTGGTCGTCGGCCCGCTCTGGTGGAAGTTGCTGGGTTATCTCTGA
- a CDS encoding restriction endonuclease: MDSRKGKPSVRHGLLDAPWWLSALLALASYVIFNAPLPAAMASNPVLRGEVTTSLFAWAPATMFAFLGLLAYLRARKRQVAPDSAPGAVWPLRKEPTLRVVRTSVPVTRLNSDTSGQIDEASSASRAKPTEWTIDAIRRLEWKRFEMLCVWYYEAMGFTVKRVPYGADGGIDATLYRDGREAPIAVVQCKAWRTPVKVDPVRALGGVMHSKKVKHGVFWSLAGFIGQPVRDYASQADILLVDGAGIVERIRALEAGEQAKLLALAFEGDYQTPTCVACGVKMVERQGKGGSFWGCRNYPKCKVTMARAAQVLDERRI, translated from the coding sequence GTGGACAGCAGGAAAGGGAAGCCGTCGGTCCGTCACGGACTGCTGGATGCGCCGTGGTGGCTTTCGGCGTTGCTGGCATTGGCGAGCTACGTCATCTTTAACGCGCCTCTACCGGCAGCTATGGCCTCGAATCCCGTCCTGCGCGGCGAGGTCACGACGAGTCTCTTTGCATGGGCTCCGGCAACGATGTTTGCCTTTCTTGGGCTGCTGGCCTATCTGCGTGCTCGGAAGCGTCAGGTGGCGCCCGATTCTGCGCCGGGCGCCGTATGGCCCTTGCGCAAGGAGCCTACTCTCCGTGTTGTCCGCACGAGCGTACCTGTCACAAGGCTCAATTCGGATACATCAGGCCAAATCGACGAAGCCAGCTCGGCGTCGCGTGCGAAGCCCACAGAATGGACCATCGATGCTATCAGACGACTCGAATGGAAACGATTTGAGATGCTGTGCGTCTGGTACTACGAGGCCATGGGTTTCACCGTCAAGAGGGTGCCGTATGGTGCAGATGGCGGCATCGACGCAACCCTATACAGGGATGGGCGGGAAGCGCCGATTGCGGTCGTCCAGTGCAAGGCATGGCGGACCCCTGTGAAGGTGGACCCAGTGAGGGCTCTTGGCGGGGTCATGCATTCGAAAAAGGTGAAGCATGGTGTCTTTTGGTCACTAGCAGGATTCATCGGCCAACCAGTTCGGGACTACGCCTCTCAGGCGGACATTCTATTGGTGGATGGCGCAGGCATCGTCGAACGTATTCGTGCCTTGGAAGCTGGCGAACAAGCAAAGCTGCTTGCGCTGGCGTTCGAAGGCGACTACCAGACGCCAACTTGTGTGGCCTGCGGGGTGAAGATGGTGGAACGACAGGGAAAGGGCGGATCGTTCTGGGGCTGTCGCAACTATCCCAAATGCAAAGTCACTATGGCACGTGCGGCGCAAGTTCTAGATGAGAGGCGGATTTAA
- a CDS encoding LssY C-terminal domain-containing protein, translating into MSISQTSLRALAHAGRALCLALALAGCATWHAPPEVDDGPLRQREVSATSHNVRVSATVLGNEDSERIYGADVNRTGVQPLWLEVQNGTSQALWLLRSGTDPDYFSPHEVAWSMHTLFGGAANTRMDDYFRDLGFSNPIPPGATRSGILFTNPDQGIKLVNVDLLGNQTLIPFSLFLQVPGGTIDPRLAAIPFPFPETAVTDYEDLASLRAALERLPCCATDASGTVQADPLNAVGIGQLTDIGSALVRRDYRRDARESDLAQRVFGREPDFVMRKQAQAGAPAIWIRGWLAPIRFQGQLVYVAQVGRPVGGRFAPRGETHLTLHENVDEARNFLTQDLMYSGGLDKLGYVNGVGVASPSHPRTTLDGATYHTDGLRAVAFFATRPRSLSDVEFLDWVPYLDEPDTRQPGATGDARQ; encoded by the coding sequence GTGAGCATTTCGCAGACCTCGCTTCGTGCACTGGCACATGCTGGGCGCGCGCTATGCCTCGCGCTTGCGCTGGCCGGCTGTGCGACATGGCACGCCCCGCCTGAGGTCGACGATGGGCCGCTGCGTCAGCGTGAGGTCAGTGCCACCAGTCACAACGTGCGCGTGAGTGCAACTGTGCTCGGCAACGAAGACAGCGAGCGGATATATGGCGCCGACGTCAACAGGACGGGAGTCCAGCCGTTATGGCTCGAAGTGCAGAACGGGACATCGCAGGCGCTGTGGCTGTTGCGCTCGGGTACCGATCCGGACTACTTTTCGCCTCACGAAGTCGCGTGGTCCATGCATACGCTGTTTGGCGGTGCAGCGAATACGCGCATGGACGATTATTTCCGCGACCTCGGATTCAGCAACCCGATCCCGCCGGGCGCGACACGGTCGGGCATCCTGTTCACCAACCCCGATCAGGGCATCAAGCTCGTCAATGTCGATCTGCTAGGAAACCAGACGCTGATCCCCTTCTCGCTCTTTCTGCAGGTGCCCGGCGGCACGATCGATCCGCGTCTTGCGGCGATTCCTTTCCCGTTTCCCGAAACCGCAGTCACCGACTACGAGGACCTCGCGTCGCTGCGCGCTGCACTCGAACGGTTGCCATGCTGCGCCACCGACGCGAGCGGGACGGTTCAGGCCGATCCCTTGAACGCCGTCGGGATCGGCCAGCTCACCGACATTGGGTCGGCGCTGGTGAGGCGCGACTATCGGCGTGACGCGCGCGAGTCCGACCTCGCGCAGCGGGTCTTCGGGCGGGAACCGGACTTCGTCATGCGCAAGCAGGCACAGGCTGGCGCGCCTGCGATCTGGATACGGGGATGGCTCGCCCCGATCCGCTTCCAGGGGCAACTGGTCTACGTCGCGCAGGTCGGCCGGCCTGTCGGCGGGCGCTTTGCGCCACGCGGCGAAACGCACCTCACCCTGCACGAGAACGTTGACGAGGCACGCAACTTTCTCACCCAGGACCTGATGTACTCGGGTGGTCTTGACAAGCTCGGATACGTGAACGGTGTCGGCGTGGCATCGCCGTCCCATCCCCGTACGACGCTCGATGGCGCGACCTACCACACGGACGGATTGCGCGCGGTCGCGTTCTTCGCGACCCGGCCGCGCAGCCTGTCGGATGTGGAGTTTCTCGACTGGGTGCCCTATCTCGACGAGCCGGATACCCGTCAACCTGGAGCAACCGGCGATGCTCGACAATGA
- a CDS encoding LssY C-terminal domain-containing protein, with amino-acid sequence MNRIVMQMLAVIFVGSVLAACTAIPSTVSVPGYRNRAETRTEGGIEVSTAVLSPEESAAVYGVPLADRQIQPVWIEVENHEDRNYFLLSPGMDPNFFPASEAAEAFAGTASHDQRADLDRRFRDLAFHNPVRPGEKVAGFVLTNLNEGAKLVQIDLVAKERARTFSVFVAVPGFEGDYKRSQLFKRITDPQEPTVNYTDDANFRAALEALPCCATNEDGSENGDPLNLVIVGSRDDALPALVRRGWSLTEQKWSGAIRRMISAALSGEPYVNAPVSDLYLFGRAQDLALQKARGDIHQRNHLRLWLSNMRYHDKLVWVGQISRDIGIRLTWHSSTFTTHKIDPDVDEARTALTEDMTYSQNLMEMGLVTGVGAALESAPRKNLTTDPYYTDGYRVVLVFDRTPRSLADIEVFPWITPHRVMHVTPGAKP; translated from the coding sequence ATGAACCGCATCGTGATGCAGATGCTGGCTGTCATCTTCGTCGGCTCTGTACTGGCGGCCTGTACCGCAATCCCGTCAACGGTTTCCGTACCTGGATATCGAAATCGCGCCGAGACACGTACCGAGGGCGGCATCGAGGTCTCGACAGCCGTGCTGTCACCAGAGGAAAGCGCAGCGGTGTACGGCGTCCCGCTTGCCGACAGGCAAATCCAGCCCGTCTGGATCGAGGTCGAAAACCACGAGGACCGCAACTACTTTCTCCTGTCGCCCGGCATGGATCCGAACTTCTTTCCTGCGTCGGAGGCGGCCGAGGCGTTTGCCGGCACTGCTTCGCACGACCAGCGGGCCGACCTCGACCGCCGCTTCCGCGATCTCGCCTTTCATAACCCCGTCCGTCCAGGGGAGAAAGTCGCAGGATTTGTCCTGACCAACCTTAACGAAGGTGCGAAGCTCGTACAGATTGACCTCGTCGCAAAGGAGCGCGCCCGGACGTTTTCCGTTTTCGTAGCCGTACCCGGATTTGAGGGCGACTACAAGCGCAGCCAGCTATTCAAACGCATCACCGATCCGCAAGAGCCCACCGTGAACTACACGGATGACGCGAATTTCCGCGCAGCGCTCGAAGCCCTGCCGTGCTGCGCGACAAACGAGGACGGCTCGGAGAATGGCGACCCGCTCAACCTGGTGATCGTCGGCAGCCGCGACGACGCCCTTCCCGCACTCGTCCGGCGGGGCTGGAGCCTCACGGAGCAGAAATGGTCCGGCGCGATCAGGCGGATGATCAGCGCCGCACTGTCCGGCGAACCGTATGTCAACGCACCCGTGAGCGACCTTTACCTCTTCGGGCGCGCACAGGACCTCGCCTTGCAAAAGGCGCGAGGCGACATTCACCAGCGCAACCATTTGCGCCTGTGGCTCAGCAACATGCGCTACCACGACAAACTTGTCTGGGTAGGACAGATCAGCCGCGATATCGGTATTCGTCTGACCTGGCACTCTTCAACGTTCACCACACACAAAATCGACCCGGACGTGGATGAGGCACGCACCGCGCTGACCGAGGACATGACGTATTCGCAGAATCTCATGGAGATGGGTCTCGTGACGGGAGTGGGTGCCGCGCTGGAAAGCGCACCACGCAAGAACCTGACGACGGATCCGTATTACACCGATGGCTATCGTGTCGTGCTGGTCTTCGACCGCACGCCGAGATCGCTCGCGGACATCGAGGTCTTCCCGTGGATCACGCCGCACAGGGTCATGCACGTGACGCCTGGAGCGAAGCCGTGA
- a CDS encoding DUF2933 domain-containing protein yields the protein MKCTKTMLTAGAVLLAALALAYVALPQFRALVVSAGPYLLFLLCPLSMMFMMKGMQSNNERQVASSDTLRERLPAEEAQSKR from the coding sequence ATGAAATGCACGAAAACGATGCTCACGGCGGGCGCCGTTCTCCTCGCAGCCCTGGCGCTTGCCTATGTTGCACTGCCCCAGTTCCGGGCACTCGTGGTAAGCGCGGGCCCGTACCTGCTGTTCCTGCTGTGTCCGCTGTCGATGATGTTCATGATGAAGGGCATGCAATCGAACAACGAGCGTCAGGTCGCTTCATCCGATACGCTGCGGGAACGTCTGCCCGCAGAGGAGGCACAGTCGAAGCGGTAA